A genomic region of Lolium rigidum isolate FL_2022 unplaced genomic scaffold, APGP_CSIRO_Lrig_0.1 contig_30536_1, whole genome shotgun sequence contains the following coding sequences:
- the LOC124680910 gene encoding dual specificity protein kinase splA-like isoform X1, with amino-acid sequence MFGYSASEAIGQDAVELIVHPTDFDAANIVIQNIFMGKCFRGKFPVKNKSGERFFIVVNNTPLYDDDGSLIGLICLSLDVRTLQEVFSPSATGQSFESSAKPNFHVNNRPKSGSQNRGSFDSQQPLQSTITSKITTFATKVTSKVRSRVRTGQNCNIQYGSGWEDHDSEHEVRAELTSSEASTPNGDVRPGVFVAEEKSPGKSSKTSDDSGEGKVGFHKMFSSKAEGLLSKKGMSWPWKGRETDGGSGKNNMTSAPLHDKQENDRIHQRVPEPITVPECQDTEYAQTSKYEVSGSWWTFNNNSTSSMSSTSSNGSPIERLDYEADCLDYEILWEDLVIGQQIGQGSCGTVYHALWYGSDVAVKLFSGQEYSEEMINTFRQEVSLMKKLRHPNIILFMGAVASQRRLCIVTEFLPRGSLFRLLQKNNGKLDPRRRVNMAIDIARGMNYLHSSIPTVVHRDLKSSNMLVDKNWTVKVADFGLSRLKLETFLTTKSGKGTLSFHIQPQWMAPEVLRSEPSNEKSDVYSFGVVLWEIATHKIPWNTLNPMQVIGAVGFMDQRLEIPSDTDPEWASIIESCWDSDPQCRPSFRELLERLQELQKQYAVEAQTHRKTGGKGAGKMSGEDC; translated from the exons ATGTTTGGCTATTCTGCATCAGAAGCGATCGGCCAAGATGCCGTTGAATTGATTGTTCATCCTACTGACTTTGATGCAGCAAATATCGTTATCCAGAACATATTTATGGGCAAGTGTTTTAGAGGAAAGTTTCCTGTTAAAAACAAGTCAGGAGAGAGGTTCTTTATTGTTGTCAACAACACACCTTTATATGATGACGATGGTAGCTTGATTGGCCTTATATGTCTCTCTCTTGATGTACGGACATTACAAGAGGTATTTAGTCCTTCAGCCACAGGGCAATCCTTTGAAAGTTCAGCAAAGCCCAATTTTCATGTTAACAACCGGCCTAAAAGTGGTTCGCAAAACAGAGGTTCTTTTGACTCGCAGCAACCTCTTCAATCTACTATCACCTCCAAGATAACAACTTTT GCCACCAAGGTTACAAGTAAAGTTCGTTCTAGGGTAAGGACAGGACAGAATTGCAACATACAGTACGGTAGCGGCTGGGAGGACCATGATTCTGAACATGAGGTCAGGGCTGAACTGACATCAAGTGAAGCAAGTACCCCAAATGGGGATGTACGTCCTGGTGTGTTTGTTGCCGAAGAGAAATCTCCTGGGAAATCAAGCAAAACTAGTGATGATTCAGGAGAAGGAAAAGTAGGGTTTCACAAAATGTTTAGTTCAAAGGCTGAGGGATTACTGTCCAAGAAGGGGATGTCGTGGCCTTGGAAAGGGCGTGAAACTGATGGCGGTTCTGGAAAGAATAACATGACCTCAGCACCTTTGCATGATAAGCAAGAAAATGACCGGATTCATCAGAGAGTTCCAGAGCCTATCACAGTTCCAGAGTGTCAAGATACTGAATATGCGCAGACAAGCAAATATGAGGTCTCAGGTTCCTGGTGGACTTTCAACAATAATAGTACAAGTAGTATGAGCAGCACGAGTTCAAATGGCAGTCCTATCGAGAGATTAGATTACGAAGCAGACTGCTTGGATTATGAGATTCTCTGGGAAGACCTAGTAATTGGACAACAAATAGGTCAAG GTTCTTGCGGAACAGTGTATCATGCTTTGTGGTATGGTTCG GATGTGGCAGTTAAATTGTTCTCCGGGCAGGAATATTCAGAAGAAATGATAAATACCTTCAGACAAGAG GTATCATTGATGAAGAAACTGAGGCATCCCAATATAATACTTTTCATGGGTGCAGTTGCATCACAGCGGCGACTTTGCATTGTTACCGAATTTCTCCCACG AGGGAGTTTGTTTCGGTTGCTTCAAAAGAACAATGGCAAGCTGGATCCAAGACGGAGAGTTAACATGGCTATAGACATC GCAAGGGGCATGAATTATCTTCACAGTTCCATCCCCACTGTTGTGCACCGTGATTTAAAATCGTCAAACATGTTGGTTGATAAGAACTGGACTGTAAAG GTTGCAGACTTTGGTCTTTCGCGTCTCAAACTCGAAACATTTTTGACAACAAAAAGTGGAAAAGGAACA CTTAGCTTCCATATCCAGCCACAGTGGATGGCTCCAGAGGTTCTACGCAGTGAACCTTCAAACGAAAA GTCTGATGTATACAGCTTTGGAGTGGTCCTATGGGAGATTGCTACTCACAAGATACCATGGAATACTCTCAATCCAATGCAG GTTATCGGGGCTGTGGGTTTCATGGATCAAAGGCTGGAAATTCCGAGCGACACCGACCCTGAGTGGGCATCGATCATCGAGAGTTGTTGGGACAG TGACCCGCAATGCCGCCCGTCGTTCCGGGAACTCCTGGAGAGGCTCCAGGAGCTGCAAAAGCAGTATGCCGTGGAGGCTCAGACACACAGGAAAACTGGTGGGAAAGGTGCCGGAAAGATGAGCGGGGAAGATTGCTAG
- the LOC124680910 gene encoding dual specificity protein kinase splA-like isoform X3: MFGYSASEAIGQDAVELIVHPTDFDAANIVIQNIFMGKCFRGKFPVKNKSGERFFIVVNNTPLYDDDGSLIGLICLSLDVRTLQEVFSPSATGQSFESSAKPNFHVNNRPKSGSQNRGSFDSQQPLQSTITSKITTFATKVTSKVRSRVRTGQNCNIQYGSGWEDHDSEHEVRAELTSSEASTPNGDVRPGVFVAEEKSPGKSSKTSDDSGEGKVGFHKMFSSKAEGLLSKKGMSWPWKGRETDGGSGKNNMTSAPLHDKQENDRIHQRVPEPITVPECQDTEYAQTSKYEVSGSWWTFNNNSTSSMSSTSSNGSPIERLDYEADCLDYEILWEDLVIGQQIGQGSCGTVYHALWYGSDVAVKLFSGQEYSEEMINTFRQEVSLMKKLRHPNIILFMGAVASQRRLCIVTEFLPRGSLFRLLQKNNGKLDPRRRVNMAIDIARGMNYLHSSIPTVVHRDLKSSNMLVDKNWTVKPQWMAPEVLRSEPSNEKSDVYSFGVVLWEIATHKIPWNTLNPMQVIGAVGFMDQRLEIPSDTDPEWASIIESCWDSDPQCRPSFRELLERLQELQKQYAVEAQTHRKTGGKGAGKMSGEDC; encoded by the exons ATGTTTGGCTATTCTGCATCAGAAGCGATCGGCCAAGATGCCGTTGAATTGATTGTTCATCCTACTGACTTTGATGCAGCAAATATCGTTATCCAGAACATATTTATGGGCAAGTGTTTTAGAGGAAAGTTTCCTGTTAAAAACAAGTCAGGAGAGAGGTTCTTTATTGTTGTCAACAACACACCTTTATATGATGACGATGGTAGCTTGATTGGCCTTATATGTCTCTCTCTTGATGTACGGACATTACAAGAGGTATTTAGTCCTTCAGCCACAGGGCAATCCTTTGAAAGTTCAGCAAAGCCCAATTTTCATGTTAACAACCGGCCTAAAAGTGGTTCGCAAAACAGAGGTTCTTTTGACTCGCAGCAACCTCTTCAATCTACTATCACCTCCAAGATAACAACTTTT GCCACCAAGGTTACAAGTAAAGTTCGTTCTAGGGTAAGGACAGGACAGAATTGCAACATACAGTACGGTAGCGGCTGGGAGGACCATGATTCTGAACATGAGGTCAGGGCTGAACTGACATCAAGTGAAGCAAGTACCCCAAATGGGGATGTACGTCCTGGTGTGTTTGTTGCCGAAGAGAAATCTCCTGGGAAATCAAGCAAAACTAGTGATGATTCAGGAGAAGGAAAAGTAGGGTTTCACAAAATGTTTAGTTCAAAGGCTGAGGGATTACTGTCCAAGAAGGGGATGTCGTGGCCTTGGAAAGGGCGTGAAACTGATGGCGGTTCTGGAAAGAATAACATGACCTCAGCACCTTTGCATGATAAGCAAGAAAATGACCGGATTCATCAGAGAGTTCCAGAGCCTATCACAGTTCCAGAGTGTCAAGATACTGAATATGCGCAGACAAGCAAATATGAGGTCTCAGGTTCCTGGTGGACTTTCAACAATAATAGTACAAGTAGTATGAGCAGCACGAGTTCAAATGGCAGTCCTATCGAGAGATTAGATTACGAAGCAGACTGCTTGGATTATGAGATTCTCTGGGAAGACCTAGTAATTGGACAACAAATAGGTCAAG GTTCTTGCGGAACAGTGTATCATGCTTTGTGGTATGGTTCG GATGTGGCAGTTAAATTGTTCTCCGGGCAGGAATATTCAGAAGAAATGATAAATACCTTCAGACAAGAG GTATCATTGATGAAGAAACTGAGGCATCCCAATATAATACTTTTCATGGGTGCAGTTGCATCACAGCGGCGACTTTGCATTGTTACCGAATTTCTCCCACG AGGGAGTTTGTTTCGGTTGCTTCAAAAGAACAATGGCAAGCTGGATCCAAGACGGAGAGTTAACATGGCTATAGACATC GCAAGGGGCATGAATTATCTTCACAGTTCCATCCCCACTGTTGTGCACCGTGATTTAAAATCGTCAAACATGTTGGTTGATAAGAACTGGACTGTAAAG CCACAGTGGATGGCTCCAGAGGTTCTACGCAGTGAACCTTCAAACGAAAA GTCTGATGTATACAGCTTTGGAGTGGTCCTATGGGAGATTGCTACTCACAAGATACCATGGAATACTCTCAATCCAATGCAG GTTATCGGGGCTGTGGGTTTCATGGATCAAAGGCTGGAAATTCCGAGCGACACCGACCCTGAGTGGGCATCGATCATCGAGAGTTGTTGGGACAG TGACCCGCAATGCCGCCCGTCGTTCCGGGAACTCCTGGAGAGGCTCCAGGAGCTGCAAAAGCAGTATGCCGTGGAGGCTCAGACACACAGGAAAACTGGTGGGAAAGGTGCCGGAAAGATGAGCGGGGAAGATTGCTAG
- the LOC124680910 gene encoding dual specificity protein kinase splA-like isoform X2: MFGYSASEAIGQDAVELIVHPTDFDAANIVIQNIFMGKCFRGKFPVKNKSGERFFIVVNNTPLYDDDGSLIGLICLSLDVRTLQEVFSPSATGQSFESSAKPNFHVNNRPKSGSQNRGSFDSQQPLQSTITSKITTFATKVTSKVRSRVRTGQNCNIQYGSGWEDHDSEHEVRAELTSSEASTPNGDVRPGVFVAEEKSPGKSSKTSDDSGEGKVGFHKMFSSKAEGLLSKKGMSWPWKGRETDGGSGKNNMTSAPLHDKQENDRIHQRVPEPITVPECQDTEYAQTSKYEVSGSWWTFNNNSTSSMSSTSSNGSPIERLDYEADCLDYEILWEDLVIGQQIGQGSCGTVYHALWYGSDVAVKLFSGQEYSEEMINTFRQEVSLMKKLRHPNIILFMGAVASQRRLCIVTEFLPRGSLFRLLQKNNGKLDPRRRVNMAIDIARGMNYLHSSIPTVVHRDLKSSNMLVDKNWTVKVADFGLSRLKLETFLTTKSGKGTPQWMAPEVLRSEPSNEKSDVYSFGVVLWEIATHKIPWNTLNPMQVIGAVGFMDQRLEIPSDTDPEWASIIESCWDSDPQCRPSFRELLERLQELQKQYAVEAQTHRKTGGKGAGKMSGEDC, from the exons ATGTTTGGCTATTCTGCATCAGAAGCGATCGGCCAAGATGCCGTTGAATTGATTGTTCATCCTACTGACTTTGATGCAGCAAATATCGTTATCCAGAACATATTTATGGGCAAGTGTTTTAGAGGAAAGTTTCCTGTTAAAAACAAGTCAGGAGAGAGGTTCTTTATTGTTGTCAACAACACACCTTTATATGATGACGATGGTAGCTTGATTGGCCTTATATGTCTCTCTCTTGATGTACGGACATTACAAGAGGTATTTAGTCCTTCAGCCACAGGGCAATCCTTTGAAAGTTCAGCAAAGCCCAATTTTCATGTTAACAACCGGCCTAAAAGTGGTTCGCAAAACAGAGGTTCTTTTGACTCGCAGCAACCTCTTCAATCTACTATCACCTCCAAGATAACAACTTTT GCCACCAAGGTTACAAGTAAAGTTCGTTCTAGGGTAAGGACAGGACAGAATTGCAACATACAGTACGGTAGCGGCTGGGAGGACCATGATTCTGAACATGAGGTCAGGGCTGAACTGACATCAAGTGAAGCAAGTACCCCAAATGGGGATGTACGTCCTGGTGTGTTTGTTGCCGAAGAGAAATCTCCTGGGAAATCAAGCAAAACTAGTGATGATTCAGGAGAAGGAAAAGTAGGGTTTCACAAAATGTTTAGTTCAAAGGCTGAGGGATTACTGTCCAAGAAGGGGATGTCGTGGCCTTGGAAAGGGCGTGAAACTGATGGCGGTTCTGGAAAGAATAACATGACCTCAGCACCTTTGCATGATAAGCAAGAAAATGACCGGATTCATCAGAGAGTTCCAGAGCCTATCACAGTTCCAGAGTGTCAAGATACTGAATATGCGCAGACAAGCAAATATGAGGTCTCAGGTTCCTGGTGGACTTTCAACAATAATAGTACAAGTAGTATGAGCAGCACGAGTTCAAATGGCAGTCCTATCGAGAGATTAGATTACGAAGCAGACTGCTTGGATTATGAGATTCTCTGGGAAGACCTAGTAATTGGACAACAAATAGGTCAAG GTTCTTGCGGAACAGTGTATCATGCTTTGTGGTATGGTTCG GATGTGGCAGTTAAATTGTTCTCCGGGCAGGAATATTCAGAAGAAATGATAAATACCTTCAGACAAGAG GTATCATTGATGAAGAAACTGAGGCATCCCAATATAATACTTTTCATGGGTGCAGTTGCATCACAGCGGCGACTTTGCATTGTTACCGAATTTCTCCCACG AGGGAGTTTGTTTCGGTTGCTTCAAAAGAACAATGGCAAGCTGGATCCAAGACGGAGAGTTAACATGGCTATAGACATC GCAAGGGGCATGAATTATCTTCACAGTTCCATCCCCACTGTTGTGCACCGTGATTTAAAATCGTCAAACATGTTGGTTGATAAGAACTGGACTGTAAAG GTTGCAGACTTTGGTCTTTCGCGTCTCAAACTCGAAACATTTTTGACAACAAAAAGTGGAAAAGGAACA CCACAGTGGATGGCTCCAGAGGTTCTACGCAGTGAACCTTCAAACGAAAA GTCTGATGTATACAGCTTTGGAGTGGTCCTATGGGAGATTGCTACTCACAAGATACCATGGAATACTCTCAATCCAATGCAG GTTATCGGGGCTGTGGGTTTCATGGATCAAAGGCTGGAAATTCCGAGCGACACCGACCCTGAGTGGGCATCGATCATCGAGAGTTGTTGGGACAG TGACCCGCAATGCCGCCCGTCGTTCCGGGAACTCCTGGAGAGGCTCCAGGAGCTGCAAAAGCAGTATGCCGTGGAGGCTCAGACACACAGGAAAACTGGTGGGAAAGGTGCCGGAAAGATGAGCGGGGAAGATTGCTAG
- the LOC124680911 gene encoding uncharacterized protein LOC124680911 yields the protein MEAEELLKKLRALEEGQAELEREIGRLAPPEAERRGCARPTARRRRCPPPAFPPSSSRRAIAAFPHPSFSSRLLHRAARLSDRHCHWILQSLGQAVHIIAPDGKLLYW from the coding sequence ATGGAAGCCGAGGAGCTCCTGAAGAAGCTACGGGCGCTGGAGGAGGGGCAGGCGGAGCTCGAGCGGGAGATAGGCAGGCTCGcgccgccggaggcggagcgCCGCGGGTGCGCACGCCCGAcggcacgccgccgccgctgcccgcccCCCGCGTTCCCGCCCTCGTCGTCGCGGCGTGCCATCGCCGCGTTCCCGCACCCGTCTTTTTCGTCGCGGCTGCTGCACCGCGCCGCCAGGCTGTCCGACAGGCACTGCCACTGGATACTGCAGTCGCTGGGCCAGGCCGTGCACATCATCGCGCCTGACGGGAAGCTCCTCTACTGGTGA